A single Salmo salar chromosome ssa19, Ssal_v3.1, whole genome shotgun sequence DNA region contains:
- the LOC106579032 gene encoding progranulin isoform X2 gives MTVQIGVACLALLGLTSALICPDGGMCAEGNTCCKTPSGGYGCCPLPNAECCSDHLHCCYEGTVCDLVHSKCLNKTVSLPWVRRVPAKRLIGPLMLEGVKAVICPDGEAECPDDTTCCELPGGSWGCCPLAKAVCCEDKMHCCPEGTKCDLAHSKCVSPTLDTFPMREKVPARKRQTAVIGQAVTCPGGKSLCPDGTTCCLLASGDFGCCPYPEGVCCTDKLHCCPGNTTCDLEHEMCTSPNTQTPLAKKIPAIPNDVDCPDKLSSCPDDTTCCLKGSGSYGCCPMPSAVCCSDHLHCCPEGTTCDLGQGTCVSKNSQTPMAVKIPATLTTSSLQSRGLRQINAVPCNDSVACADGSTCCKSLDGEWVCCPLPKAVCCDDHLHCCPHGTICNLAESTCDDPSSGSALVPMLDKVPAFSYVSEEPLPNSKCDESTSCPGQSTCCKTTTGNWACCPLPNAMCCNDHLHCCPHGTVCNLEASTCDDPSGFTMPWVAKVPALATQTPLATEKCDQPTMCPRGTTCCRQNSGQSACCPLPHAVCCDDHEHCCPKGYTCNVAEQTCDKPGLLSLPWVPKLPGLPPHRGLPQASAPSVPPAKNMCDPHTSCPKDATCCFVKRSGKWGCCPLPKAVCCADGDHCCPGGYSCDDQKTCCTKGPLTIPWYRKEKALTVGAMLKDVKCDNKSSCASGTTCCKLPTGEWGCCPLVKAVCCTDHEHCCPQGYSCNMQTGTCEKPVEGVLTHTIPQTKVSQQRAVETGIDVKCDGAGEYRCPKLQTCCKTSPTEWSCCPEPKAVCCADAKHCCPMGYTCNLGQGGCSQQAELTWDIFFTHNKKRDFVPFGL, from the exons ATG ACTGTGCAGATAGGGGTGGCGTGTCTGGCTCTGCTAGGCCTGACCTCAGCCCTGATTTGTCCCGATGGTGGGATGTGTGCGGAGGGGAACACCTGCTGCAAGACGCCCAGCGGTGGATATGGCTGCTGTCCACTACCGAAT GCTGAGTGCTGCTCGGACCACCTGCATTGCTGTTATGAGGGGACAGTGTGTGATTTAGTGCACTCCAAGTGCCTTAATAAAACGGTCTCTCTGCCGTGGGTCAGAAGAGTTCCTGCCAAACGCCTAATCGGCCCTCTG ATGCTGGAGGGAGTGAAGGCAGTCATTTGTCCCGACGGCGAGGCCGAGTGTCCAGACGACACTACCTGCTGTGAACTCCCAGGCGGTTCCTGGGGCTGCTGTCCCCTGGCCAAG GCGGTATGCTGTGAGGACAAGATGCACTGCTGTCCAGAGGGCACCAAATGTGACCTAGCTCACTCCAAGTGTGTGTCGCCCACCCTGGACACGTTCCCTATGAGGGAGAAAGTGCCTGCAAGGAAGAGGCAGACAG CTGTGATTGGACAAGCAGTGACCTGCCCAGGTGGTAAGAGCTTGTGCCCAGACGGAACCACATGTTGCCTGCTGGCCAGTGGAGACTTTGGCTGCTGCCCCTACCCTGAG GGTGTGTGCTGTACTGACAAACTCCACTGTTGCCCTGGCAACACAACCTGTGACCTGGAGCATGAGATGTGCACTTCCCCCAATACACAGACTCCATTGGCCAAGAAGATCCCTGCAATCCCCAACGATG TGGATTGTCCAGACAAGTTGTCATCGTGTCCTGACGACACCACTTGTTGCCTGAAGGGGAGTGGGAGCTATGGCTGCTGCCCTATGCCCAGT GCTGTGTGCTGTTCGGATCACCTCCACTGCTGTCCAGAGGGCACTACCTGTGACCTGGGACAGGGCACCTGTGTGTCTAAAAACAGCCAAACCCCCATGGCTGTCAAAATCCCCGCCACATTGACCACTTCATCCCTACAGAGCAGAGGCCTGAGACAAA TCAATGCTGTGCCCTGCAATGACTCTGTGGCCTGTGCTGATGGGAGTACGTGCTGTAAATCACTAGATGGAGAATGGGTCTGCTGCCCCCTGCccaag GCTGTGTGTTGTGATGACCATCTCCACTGCTGCCCCCACGGGACCATCTGTAACCTGGCAGAGAGTACATGTGATGACCCCTCATCGGGCTCTGCCCTGGTTCCCATGCTGGACAAGGTGCCCGCCTTCAGCTATGTGTCGGAGGAGCCGCTGCCCAACAGCAAATGTGACGAGTCCACATCGTGCCCAGGCCAATCCACGTGCTGCAAGACCACCACAGGAAACTGGGCCTGCTGCCCCCTGCCCAAT GCGATGTGTTGCAACGACCACCTCCACTGCTGCCCCCACGGCACCGTGTGTAACCTGGAGGCCAGTACCTGTGATGACCCCTCAGGCTTCACCATGCCATGGGTCGCCAAGGTGCCAGCTCTCGCCACCCAGACACCACTGGCCACTGAGAAGTGTGACCAACCGACCATGTGCCCCAGGGGCACCACCTGCTGCAGGCAGAACTCGGGACAGTCGGCATGCTGTCCTCTACCTCAT GCGGTGTGCTGCGACGACCATGAGCACTGCTGTCCTAAAGGCTACACGTGTAACGTGGCCGAGCAGACCTGTGACAAGCCCGGGCTCCTCAGCCTGCCCTGGGTCCCCAAGCTGCCAGGCCTGCCACCGCACAGAGGGCTTCCCCAGGCCAGTGCCCCCTCCGTCCCCCCAGCCAAGAACATGTGTGACCCCCACACCAGCTGCCCCAAAGATGCCACCTGCTGCTTCGTGAAAAGGTCTGGCAAGTGGGGTTGCTGCCCCTTACCAAAG GCGGTGTGCTGTGCCGATGGAGACCACTGCTGCCCCGGTGGCTACAGCTGTGACGACCAAAAGACCTGCTGCACTAAgggccccctgaccatcccctggtaccGCAAGGAGAAGGCCCTGACTGTGGGAGCCATGTTGAAAGACGTCAAGTGTGACAACAAGAGCAGCTGTGCCTCTGGGACCACCTGCTGCAAGCTGCCCACGGGAGAATGGGGCTGCTGTCCTCTGGTCAAG GCTGTTTGCTGTACAGACCACGAGCACTGCTGCCCACAGGGCTACAGCTGCAACATGCAGACTGGGACCTGTGAGAAACCGGTAGAGGGTGTTCTCACCCATACGATTCCCCAGACAAAGGTGTCCCAGCAGAGAGCAGTGGAGACGGGGATAGATGTGAAGTGTGACGGCGCTGGAGAGTACCGCTGTCCCAAACTGCAGACATGCTGCAAGACCTCCCCCACAGAATGGTCCTGCTGCCCCGAACCAAAG GCAGTATGCTGCGCAGACGCCAAGCACTGCTGCCCTATGGGATACACATGTAACCTAGGGCAGGGAGGCTGCTCCCAGCAGGCTGAGTTGACCTGGGATATTTTCTTCACCCACAACAAAAAGAGAGACTTTGTTCCTTTTGGACTCTGA
- the LOC106579032 gene encoding progranulin isoform X1 gives MTVQIGVACLALLGLTSALICPDGGMCAEGNTCCKTPSGGYGCCPLPNAECCSDHLHCCYEGTVCDLVHSKCLNKTVSLPWVRRVPAKRLIGPLMLEGVKAVICPDGEAECPDDTTCCELPGGSWGCCPLAKAVCCEDKMHCCPEGTKCDLAHSKCVSPTLDTFPMREKVPARKRQTVAVIGQAVTCPGGKSLCPDGTTCCLLASGDFGCCPYPEGVCCTDKLHCCPGNTTCDLEHEMCTSPNTQTPLAKKIPAIPNDVDCPDKLSSCPDDTTCCLKGSGSYGCCPMPSAVCCSDHLHCCPEGTTCDLGQGTCVSKNSQTPMAVKIPATLTTSSLQSRGLRQINAVPCNDSVACADGSTCCKSLDGEWVCCPLPKAVCCDDHLHCCPHGTICNLAESTCDDPSSGSALVPMLDKVPAFSYVSEEPLPNSKCDESTSCPGQSTCCKTTTGNWACCPLPNAMCCNDHLHCCPHGTVCNLEASTCDDPSGFTMPWVAKVPALATQTPLATEKCDQPTMCPRGTTCCRQNSGQSACCPLPHAVCCDDHEHCCPKGYTCNVAEQTCDKPGLLSLPWVPKLPGLPPHRGLPQASAPSVPPAKNMCDPHTSCPKDATCCFVKRSGKWGCCPLPKAVCCADGDHCCPGGYSCDDQKTCCTKGPLTIPWYRKEKALTVGAMLKDVKCDNKSSCASGTTCCKLPTGEWGCCPLVKAVCCTDHEHCCPQGYSCNMQTGTCEKPVEGVLTHTIPQTKVSQQRAVETGIDVKCDGAGEYRCPKLQTCCKTSPTEWSCCPEPKAVCCADAKHCCPMGYTCNLGQGGCSQQAELTWDIFFTHNKKRDFVPFGL, from the exons ATG ACTGTGCAGATAGGGGTGGCGTGTCTGGCTCTGCTAGGCCTGACCTCAGCCCTGATTTGTCCCGATGGTGGGATGTGTGCGGAGGGGAACACCTGCTGCAAGACGCCCAGCGGTGGATATGGCTGCTGTCCACTACCGAAT GCTGAGTGCTGCTCGGACCACCTGCATTGCTGTTATGAGGGGACAGTGTGTGATTTAGTGCACTCCAAGTGCCTTAATAAAACGGTCTCTCTGCCGTGGGTCAGAAGAGTTCCTGCCAAACGCCTAATCGGCCCTCTG ATGCTGGAGGGAGTGAAGGCAGTCATTTGTCCCGACGGCGAGGCCGAGTGTCCAGACGACACTACCTGCTGTGAACTCCCAGGCGGTTCCTGGGGCTGCTGTCCCCTGGCCAAG GCGGTATGCTGTGAGGACAAGATGCACTGCTGTCCAGAGGGCACCAAATGTGACCTAGCTCACTCCAAGTGTGTGTCGCCCACCCTGGACACGTTCCCTATGAGGGAGAAAGTGCCTGCAAGGAAGAGGCAGACAG TAGCTGTGATTGGACAAGCAGTGACCTGCCCAGGTGGTAAGAGCTTGTGCCCAGACGGAACCACATGTTGCCTGCTGGCCAGTGGAGACTTTGGCTGCTGCCCCTACCCTGAG GGTGTGTGCTGTACTGACAAACTCCACTGTTGCCCTGGCAACACAACCTGTGACCTGGAGCATGAGATGTGCACTTCCCCCAATACACAGACTCCATTGGCCAAGAAGATCCCTGCAATCCCCAACGATG TGGATTGTCCAGACAAGTTGTCATCGTGTCCTGACGACACCACTTGTTGCCTGAAGGGGAGTGGGAGCTATGGCTGCTGCCCTATGCCCAGT GCTGTGTGCTGTTCGGATCACCTCCACTGCTGTCCAGAGGGCACTACCTGTGACCTGGGACAGGGCACCTGTGTGTCTAAAAACAGCCAAACCCCCATGGCTGTCAAAATCCCCGCCACATTGACCACTTCATCCCTACAGAGCAGAGGCCTGAGACAAA TCAATGCTGTGCCCTGCAATGACTCTGTGGCCTGTGCTGATGGGAGTACGTGCTGTAAATCACTAGATGGAGAATGGGTCTGCTGCCCCCTGCccaag GCTGTGTGTTGTGATGACCATCTCCACTGCTGCCCCCACGGGACCATCTGTAACCTGGCAGAGAGTACATGTGATGACCCCTCATCGGGCTCTGCCCTGGTTCCCATGCTGGACAAGGTGCCCGCCTTCAGCTATGTGTCGGAGGAGCCGCTGCCCAACAGCAAATGTGACGAGTCCACATCGTGCCCAGGCCAATCCACGTGCTGCAAGACCACCACAGGAAACTGGGCCTGCTGCCCCCTGCCCAAT GCGATGTGTTGCAACGACCACCTCCACTGCTGCCCCCACGGCACCGTGTGTAACCTGGAGGCCAGTACCTGTGATGACCCCTCAGGCTTCACCATGCCATGGGTCGCCAAGGTGCCAGCTCTCGCCACCCAGACACCACTGGCCACTGAGAAGTGTGACCAACCGACCATGTGCCCCAGGGGCACCACCTGCTGCAGGCAGAACTCGGGACAGTCGGCATGCTGTCCTCTACCTCAT GCGGTGTGCTGCGACGACCATGAGCACTGCTGTCCTAAAGGCTACACGTGTAACGTGGCCGAGCAGACCTGTGACAAGCCCGGGCTCCTCAGCCTGCCCTGGGTCCCCAAGCTGCCAGGCCTGCCACCGCACAGAGGGCTTCCCCAGGCCAGTGCCCCCTCCGTCCCCCCAGCCAAGAACATGTGTGACCCCCACACCAGCTGCCCCAAAGATGCCACCTGCTGCTTCGTGAAAAGGTCTGGCAAGTGGGGTTGCTGCCCCTTACCAAAG GCGGTGTGCTGTGCCGATGGAGACCACTGCTGCCCCGGTGGCTACAGCTGTGACGACCAAAAGACCTGCTGCACTAAgggccccctgaccatcccctggtaccGCAAGGAGAAGGCCCTGACTGTGGGAGCCATGTTGAAAGACGTCAAGTGTGACAACAAGAGCAGCTGTGCCTCTGGGACCACCTGCTGCAAGCTGCCCACGGGAGAATGGGGCTGCTGTCCTCTGGTCAAG GCTGTTTGCTGTACAGACCACGAGCACTGCTGCCCACAGGGCTACAGCTGCAACATGCAGACTGGGACCTGTGAGAAACCGGTAGAGGGTGTTCTCACCCATACGATTCCCCAGACAAAGGTGTCCCAGCAGAGAGCAGTGGAGACGGGGATAGATGTGAAGTGTGACGGCGCTGGAGAGTACCGCTGTCCCAAACTGCAGACATGCTGCAAGACCTCCCCCACAGAATGGTCCTGCTGCCCCGAACCAAAG GCAGTATGCTGCGCAGACGCCAAGCACTGCTGCCCTATGGGATACACATGTAACCTAGGGCAGGGAGGCTGCTCCCAGCAGGCTGAGTTGACCTGGGATATTTTCTTCACCCACAACAAAAAGAGAGACTTTGTTCCTTTTGGACTCTGA